AGACTATTAGCAGTAATAGTGTTATTACTGTTAATAGTAATATTACTTAGTACTATTACTAAGTAGTAGTGGTGCCTAGCAGTAGGGTCAGAGAGGTTGCTCTTGCGTTTCAGGGTAAAAGGTGGCTGACTTGAGGTAAGATTTGATAAAGTTCAATGTGGTGAATTCTACATTGAAGAATTTAATCTCCTCATGTGGACGTTCTGTTGTGAATCAGCCTGCTCGCGGCGGTGGACTGCTTACTGGCTGGTGCTGCGGAGTGTGTCGTGGCAGTAGAGGCCGACACAGGGCTGGGTGGAACGGTTGTTGGGTTCGCTTGTGGGACCGGGAAAACTGTCTGGGTAGTTATGCTTTGGGTGACTGGTGATGAGAAGATGTGCCCGGCTGTAACAGTCTGTTGGGTGACTGGTGATGAGAGGTGCTGTTGGCTGACTGGTGATGAGAGTTTCTGTTGGCTGACTGGTGATGAGAGGTTCTGTTGGGTGACTGGTGATGAGAGGTTCTGTTGGGTGACTGGTGATGAGAGGGTCACCTGGCTGACTGGTGATGAGAGGTTCTGTTGGGTGACTGGGGATGAGAAGATGTGCCCGGTTGTAACAGTCTGTTGGGTGACTGTTGATGAGAGGATGTCTCCAGGTTTAACAGCAGTCTGTTGGCTGCCTGGTGTTGAGAGGTTCTGTTGGCTGACTGGTGATGAGAGGGTCACCTGGCTGACTGGTGATGAGAGGTTCTGTTGGGTGACTGGTGATGAGAGGTTCTGTTGGCTGACTGGTATTGAGAGGTTATGTTGGCTGACTGGTGATGAGAGGGTCACCTGGCTGACTGGTGATGAGAGGGTCACCTGGCTGACTGGTGATGAGAGGGTCACCTGGCTGACTGGTGATGAGAGGTTCTGTTGGCTGACTGGTGATGAGAGGTTCTGTTGGCTGACTGGTGTTGAGAGGTTATGTTGGCTGACTGGTGATGAGAGGGTCACCTGGCTGACTGGTGATGAGAGGGTCACCTGGCTGACTGGTGATGAGAGGATTGTAACAGCATTCTGTTGGCTGACTGGTGATGAGAGGGTTGTAACAGCAGTCTGTTGGCTGACTGGTGATGAGAGGGTTGTAACAGCAGTCTGTTGGGTGACTGGTGATGAGAGGATGTCTCCAGGTTTAACAGCAGTCTGTTGGCTGCCTGGTGTTGAGAGGTTCTGTTGGCTGACTGGTGATGAGAGGTTCTGTTGGGTGACTGGTGATGAGAGGGTCACCTTGCTGACTGGTGATGAGAGAGTCACCTGGCTGACTGGTGATGAGAGGTTCTGTTGGGTGACTGGTGATGAGAGGTTCTGTTGGCTGACTGGTGTTGAGAGGTTATGTTGGCTGACTGGTGATGAGAGGGTCACCTGGCTGACTGGTGATGAGAGGGTCACCTGGCTGACTGGTGATGAGAGGGTTGTAACAGCATTCTGTTGGCTGACTGGTGATGAGAGGGTTGTAACAGCAGTCTGTTGGCTGACTGGTGATGAGAGGGTTGTAACGGCAGTCTGTTGGGTGACTGGTGATGAGAGGGTTGTAACAGCAGTCTGTTGGGTGACTGGTGATGAGAGGGTTGTAACAGCAGTCTGTTGGGTGACTGGTGATGAGAGGTTATCTCCAGGTGTAACAGCAGTCTGTTGGCTGACTGGTGATGAGAGGATTGTAACAGCAGTCTGTTGGGTGACTGCTGATGAGAGGTTATCTCCAGGTGTAACAGCAGTCTGTTGGGTGACTGCTGATGAGAGGTTATCTCCAGGTGTAACAGCAGCCTGTTCGGTAACTGTTGATGAGAGGTTATCCCCAGGTGTAACAGCAGTCTGTTGGCTGACTGTTGATGAGAGGTTATCCCCAGGTGTAACAGCAGTCAGTTGGGTGAGTGTTGATGAGAGGTTATCCCCAGGTGTAACAGCAGTCTGTTGGGTGACTGTTGATGAGAGGTTATCTCCAGGTGTAACAGCAGTCTGTTGGGTGACTGTTGATGAGAGGTTATCTCCAGGTGTAACAGCAGTCTGTTGGGTGACTGTTGATGAGAGGTTATCCCCAGGTGTAACAGCAGTCTGTTGGCTGACTGGTGATGAGAGGTTATCCCCAGGTGTAACAGCAGTCTGTTGGCTGACTGGTGATGAGGGGATTGTAATAGCAGTCTGTTGGGTGACTGCTGATGAGAGGTTATCTCCAGGTGTAACAGCAGTCTGTTGGGTGACTGTTGATGAGAGGTTATCCCCAGTTGTAACAGCAGTCTGTTGGCTGACTGGTGATGAGAGGTTATCTCCAGTTGTAACAGCAGTCTGTTGGCTGACTGGGGAAGGCCTGGGGTTTACCTTCCTTGCTGTGGGAGGATGAAGATACAAGACATTAAGAAGACGATGGTGGTTGTAACTG
Above is a genomic segment from Gadus morhua chromosome 6, gadMor3.0, whole genome shotgun sequence containing:
- the LOC115545488 gene encoding uncharacterized threonine-rich GPI-anchored glycoprotein PJ4664.02 isoform X2 produces the protein MKGIITAAFLLISGFCSFKITSAEFHFVNVLMNYTSAQNFCREEFSDLATVGNSSDELSLAAVVPDGIVRTWIGLWLADTATWYWARPDHKLVYLNWEEGEPNATTPESCGAMNSDGRWFESGCDTRRGFVCGGDDTHGPVFVADKLSWRRSQDHCRGLSRDLVSVRSAAENSAVQGGLTEASVWIGLFKDRWRWSDEDGSSFRLWKTNQPIGNNQNCVVAVWRDGGRWNDIKCQKNRRFICQGARKVNPRPSPVSQQTAVTTGDNLSSPVSQQTAVTTGDNLSSTVTQQTAVTPGDNLSSAVTQQTAITIPSSPVSQQTAVTPGDNLSSPVSQQTAVTPGDNLSSTVTQQTAVTPGDNLSSTVTQQTAVTPGDNLSSTVTQQTAVTPGDNLSSTLTQLTAVTPGDNLSSTVSQQTAVTPGDNLSSTVTEQAAVTPGDNLSSAVTQQTAVTPGDNLSSAVTQQTAVTILSSPVSQQTAVTPGDNLSSPVTQQTAVTTLSSPVTQQTAVTTLSSPVTQQTAVTTLSSPVSQQTAVTTLSSPVSQQNAVTTLSSPVSQVTLSSPVSQVTLSSPVSQHNLSTPVSQQNLSSPVTQQNLSSPVSQVTLSSPVSKVTLSSPVTQQNLSSPVSQQNLSTPGSQQTAVKPGDILSSPVTQQTAVTTLSSPVSQQTAVTTLSSPVSQQNAVTILSSPVSQVTLSSPVSQVTLSSPVSQHNLSTPVSQQNLSSPVSQQNLSSPVSQVTLSSPVSQVTLSSPVSQVTLSSPVSQHNLSIPVSQQNLSSPVTQQNLSSPVSQVTLSSPVSQQNLSTPGSQQTAVKPGDILSSTVTQQTVTTGHIFSSPVTQQNLSSPVTQQNLSSPVSQQKLSSPVSQQHLSSPVTQQTVTAGHIFSSPVTQSITTQTVFPVPQANPTTVPPSPVSASTATTHSAAPARNLILIQKNMSWMEAWSYCRTHHTALVSVHSEELQARVGRAAENATSPHVWLGLRHAFNFWYWIKWGDGCYQNWAPGHGAERTYDCGMAGALEATRGQQWVALPDTEELNFICFTCAGAAAGLS
- the LOC115545488 gene encoding uncharacterized threonine-rich GPI-anchored glycoprotein PJ4664.02 isoform X1 encodes the protein MKGIITAAFLLISGFCSFKITSAEFHFVNVLMNYTSAQNFCREEFSDLATVGNSSDELSLAAVVPDGIVRTWIGLWLADTATWYWARPDHKLVYLNWEEGEPNATTPESCGAMNSDGRWFESGCDTRRGFVCGGDDTHGPVFVADKLSWRRSQDHCRGLSRDLVSVRSAAENSAVQGGLTEASVWIGLFKDRWRWSDEDGSSFRLWKTNQPIGNNQNCVVAVWRDGGRWNDIKCQKNRRFICQGARKVNPRPSPVSQQTAVTTGDNLSSPVSQQTAVTTGDNLSSTVTQQTAVTPGDNLSSAVTQQTAITIPSSPVSQQTAVTPGDNLSSPVSQQTAVTPGDNLSSTVTQQTAVTPGDNLSSTVTQQTAVTPGDNLSSTVTQQTAVTPGDNLSSTLTQLTAVTPGDNLSSTVSQQTAVTPGDNLSSTVTEQAAVTPGDNLSSAVTQQTAVTPGDNLSSAVTQQTAVTILSSPVSQQTAVTPGDNLSSPVTQQTAVTTLSSPVTQQTAVTTLSSPVTQQTAVTTLSSPVSQQTAVTTLSSPVSQQNAVTTLSSPVSQVTLSSPVSQVTLSSPVSQHNLSTPVSQQNLSSPVTQQNLSSPVSQVTLSSPVSKVTLSSPVTQQNLSSPVSQQNLSTPGSQQTAVKPGDILSSPVTQQTAVTTLSSPVSQQTAVTTLSSPVSQQNAVTILSSPVSQVTLSSPVSQVTLSSPVSQHNLSTPVSQQNLSSPVSQQNLSSPVSQVTLSSPVSQVTLSSPVSQVTLSSPVSQHNLSIPVSQQNLSSPVTQQNLSSPVSQVTLSSPVSQQNLSTPGSQQTAVKPGDILSSTVTQQTVTTGHIFSSPVTQQNLSSPVSQVTLSSPVTQQNLSSPVTQQNLSSPVSQQKLSSPVSQQHLSSPVTQQTVTAGHIFSSPVTQSITTQTVFPVPQANPTTVPPSPVSASTATTHSAAPARNLILIQKNMSWMEAWSYCRTHHTALVSVHSEELQARVGRAAENATSPHVWLGLRHAFNFWYWIKWGDGCYQNWAPGHGAERTYDCGMAGALEATRGQQWVALPDTEELNFICFTCAGAAAGLS
- the LOC115545488 gene encoding uncharacterized threonine-rich GPI-anchored glycoprotein PJ4664.02 isoform X4, which produces MKGIITAAFLLISGFCSFKITSAEFHFVNVLMNYTSAQNFCREEFSDLATVGNSSDELSLAAVVPDGIVRTWIGLWLADTATWYWARPDHKLVYLNWEEGEPNATTPESCGAMNSDGRWFESGCDTRRGFVCGGDDTHGPVFVADKLSWRRSQDHCRGLSRDLVSVRSAAENSAVQGGLTEASVWIGLFKDRWRWSDEDGSSFRLWKTNQPIGNNQNCVVAVWRDGGRWNDIKCQKNRRFICQGARKVNPRPSPVSQQTAVTTGDNLSSPVSQQTAVTTGDNLSSTVTQQTAVTPGDNLSSAVTQQTAITIPSSPVSQQTAVTPGDNLSSPVSQQTAVTPGDNLSSTVTQQTAVTPGDNLSSTVTQQTAVTPGDNLSSTVTQQTAVTPGDNLSSTLTQLTAVTPGDNLSSTVSQQTAVTPGDNLSSTVTEQAAVTPGDNLSSAVTQQTAVTPGDNLSSAVTQQTAVTILSSPVSQQTAVTPGDNLSSPVTQQTAVTTLSSPVTQQTAVTTLSSPVTQQTAVTTLSSPVSQQTAVTTLSSPVSQQNAVTTLSSPVSQVTLSSPVSQVTLSSPVSQHNLSTPVSQQNLSSPVTQQNLSSPVSQVTLSSPVSKVTLSSPVTQQNLSSPVSQQNLSTPGSQQTAVKPGDILSSPVTQQTAVTTLSSPVSQQTAVTTLSSPVSQQNAVTILSSPVSQVTLSSPVSQVTLSSPVSQHNLSIPVSQQNLSSPVTQQNLSSPVSQVTLSSPVSQQNLSTPGSQQTAVKPGDILSSTVTQQTVTTGHIFSSPVTQQNLSSPVSQVTLSSPVTQQNLSSPVTQQNLSSPVSQQKLSSPVSQQHLSSPVTQQTVTAGHIFSSPVTQSITTQTVFPVPQANPTTVPPSPVSASTATTHSAAPARNLILIQKNMSWMEAWSYCRTHHTALVSVHSEELQARVGRAAENATSPHVWLGLRHAFNFWYWIKWGDGCYQNWAPGHGAERTYDCGMAGALEATRGQQWVALPDTEELNFICFTCAGAAAGLS
- the LOC115545488 gene encoding uncharacterized threonine-rich GPI-anchored glycoprotein PJ4664.02 isoform X6; the protein is MKGIITAAFLLISGFCSFKITSAEFHFVNVLMNYTSAQNFCREEFSDLATVGNSSDELSLAAVVPDGIVRTWIGLWLADTATWYWARPDHKLVYLNWEEGEPNATTPESCGAMNSDGRWFESGCDTRRGFVCGGDDTHGPVFVADKLSWRRSQDHCRGLSRDLVSVRSAAENSAVQGGLTEASVWIGLFKDRWRWSDEDGSSFRLWKTNQPIGNNQNCVVAVWRDGGRWNDIKCQKNRRFICQGARKVNPRPSPVSQQTAVTTGDNLSSPVSQQTAVTTGDNLSSTVTQQTAVTPGDNLSSAVTQQTAITIPSSPVSQQTAVTPGDNLSSPVSQQTAVTPGDNLSSTVTQQTAVTPGDNLSSTVTQQTAVTPGDNLSSTVTQQTAVTPGDNLSSTLTQLTAVTPGDNLSSTVSQQTAVTPGDNLSSTVTEQAAVTPGDNLSSAVTQQTAVTPGDNLSSAVTQQTAVTILSSPVSQQTAVTPGDNLSSPVTQQTAVTTLSSPVTQQTAVTTLSSPVTQQTAVTTLSSPVSQQTAVTTLSSPVSQQNAVTTLSSPVSQVTLSSPVSQVTLSSPVSQHNLSIPVSQQNLSSPVTQQNLSSPVSQVTLSSPVSQQNLSTPGSQQTAVKPGDILSSTVTQQTVTTGHIFSSPVTQQNLSSPVSQVTLSSPVTQQNLSSPVTQQNLSSPVSQQKLSSPVSQQHLSSPVTQQTVTAGHIFSSPVTQSITTQTVFPVPQANPTTVPPSPVSASTATTHSAAPARNLILIQKNMSWMEAWSYCRTHHTALVSVHSEELQARVGRAAENATSPHVWLGLRHAFNFWYWIKWGDGCYQNWAPGHGAERTYDCGMAGALEATRGQQWVALPDTEELNFICFTCAGAAAGLS
- the LOC115545488 gene encoding uncharacterized threonine-rich GPI-anchored glycoprotein PJ4664.02 isoform X3, whose translation is MKGIITAAFLLISGFCSFKITSAEFHFVNVLMNYTSAQNFCREEFSDLATVGNSSDELSLAAVVPDGIVRTWIGLWLADTATWYWARPDHKLVYLNWEEGEPNATTPESCGAMNSDGRWFESGCDTRRGFVCGGDDTHGPVFVADKLSWRRSQDHCRGLSRDLVSVRSAAENSAVQGGLTEASVWIGLFKDRWRWSDEDGSSFRLWKTNQPIGNNQNCVVAVWRDGGRWNDIKCQKNRRFICQGARKVNPRPSPVSQQTAVTTGDNLSSPVSQQTAVTTGDNLSSTVTQQTAVTPGDNLSSAVTQQTAITIPSSPVSQQTAVTPGDNLSSPVSQQTAVTPGDNLSSTVTQQTAVTPGDNLSSTVTQQTAVTPGDNLSSTVTQQTAVTPGDNLSSTLTQLTAVTPGDNLSSTVSQQTAVTPGDNLSSTVTEQAAVTPGDNLSSAVTQQTAVTPGDNLSSAVTQQTAVTILSSPVSQQTAVTPGDNLSSPVTQQTAVTTLSSPVTQQTAVTTLSSPVTQQTAVTTLSSPVSQQTAVTTLSSPVSQQNAVTTLSSPVSQVTLSSPVSQVTLSSPVSQQNLSTPGSQQTAVKPGDILSSPVTQQTAVTTLSSPVSQQTAVTTLSSPVSQQNAVTILSSPVSQVTLSSPVSQVTLSSPVSQHNLSTPVSQQNLSSPVSQQNLSSPVSQVTLSSPVSQVTLSSPVSQVTLSSPVSQHNLSIPVSQQNLSSPVTQQNLSSPVSQVTLSSPVSQQNLSTPGSQQTAVKPGDILSSTVTQQTVTTGHIFSSPVTQQNLSSPVSQVTLSSPVTQQNLSSPVTQQNLSSPVSQQKLSSPVSQQHLSSPVTQQTVTAGHIFSSPVTQSITTQTVFPVPQANPTTVPPSPVSASTATTHSAAPARNLILIQKNMSWMEAWSYCRTHHTALVSVHSEELQARVGRAAENATSPHVWLGLRHAFNFWYWIKWGDGCYQNWAPGHGAERTYDCGMAGALEATRGQQWVALPDTEELNFICFTCAGAAAGLS
- the LOC115545488 gene encoding uncharacterized threonine-rich GPI-anchored glycoprotein PJ4664.02 isoform X5, with product MKGIITAAFLLISGFCSFKITSAEFHFVNVLMNYTSAQNFCREEFSDLATVGNSSDELSLAAVVPDGIVRTWIGLWLADTATWYWARPDHKLVYLNWEEGEPNATTPESCGAMNSDGRWFESGCDTRRGFVCGGDDTHGPVFVADKLSWRRSQDHCRGLSRDLVSVRSAAENSAVQGGLTEASVWIGLFKDRWRWSDEDGSSFRLWKTNQPIGNNQNCVVAVWRDGGRWNDIKCQKNRRFICQGARKVNPRPSPVSQQTAVTTGDNLSSPVSQQTAVTTGDNLSSTVTQQTAVTPGDNLSSAVTQQTAITIPSSPVSQQTAVTPGDNLSSPVSQQTAVTPGDNLSSTVTQQTAVTPGDNLSSTVTQQTAVTPGDNLSSTVTQQTAVTPGDNLSSTLTQLTAVTPGDNLSSTVSQQTAVTPGDNLSSTVTEQAAVTPGDNLSSAVTQQTAVTPGDNLSSAVTQQTAVTILSSPVSQQTAVTPGDNLSSPVTQQTAVTTLSSPVTQQTAVTTLSSPVTQQTAVTTLSSPVSQQTAVTTLSSPVSQQNAVTTLSSPVSQVTLSSPVSQVTLSSPVSQHNLSTPVSQQNLSSPVTQQNLSSPVSQVTLSSPVSKVTLSSPVTQQNLSSPVSQQNLSTPGSQQTAVKPGDILSSPVTQQTAVTTLSSPVSQQTAVTTLSSPVSQQNAVTILSSPVSQVTLSSPVSQVTLSSPVSQQNLSTPGSQQTAVKPGDILSSTVTQQTVTTGHIFSSPVTQQNLSSPVSQVTLSSPVTQQNLSSPVTQQNLSSPVSQQKLSSPVSQQHLSSPVTQQTVTAGHIFSSPVTQSITTQTVFPVPQANPTTVPPSPVSASTATTHSAAPARNLILIQKNMSWMEAWSYCRTHHTALVSVHSEELQARVGRAAENATSPHVWLGLRHAFNFWYWIKWGDGCYQNWAPGHGAERTYDCGMAGALEATRGQQWVALPDTEELNFICFTCAGAAAGLS